One genomic segment of Cryptococcus neoformans var. neoformans JEC21 chromosome 8 sequence includes these proteins:
- a CDS encoding dihydrofolate synthase, putative, which yields METMPGPSKKMETMSDPSETENPPHIEAADQEIYTSSSSTSAADSSATGLGEIDLGLLRMQILISAFPPLLVPAIHLAGTNGKGSVSALLESCFLSAGFRVARYNSPHLLEPRDALRIDGLPPTEGQWEEAVRIVKEIDKERKVGATVFEITTAAAYWLIYNTTTWCKGGVDVMIIECGMGGARDATNVIRADTVLASALTSVGLDHTAFLGETVEEITKEKASIAVQDAVFVIGPQQYEGVVDMARMTAEERGAKVLEALRTERVSKEIDGQVMSLRPFEAPRPVEVRTWLPSIPTATASSSSRRTRSSDRNRNSNSSSITTQLSLPGNHQLDNLSVALTILHGIRHDTRAKQILPLLEKLTDAAIQQGVASCQWEGRCSWVHYVENDRGKRHNFLVDGAHNSDSAKVLREYIDSLLIKEKTDQKPRFRFIVSLSASPGKSIDSVLSPLLRHGDEIEVVEFTTPVQNMPWIKAVPREEVAQTAGQLLGEEAVSIGGIGEDGVRDALRNAKSSGRLAVVCGSLYLVADAYRLLRGG from the coding sequence ATGGAAACCATGCCCGGCCCatccaagaagatggaaacCATGTCTGACCCATCCGAAACTGAAAACCCACCTCATATCGAGGCCGCCGACCAAGAGATCTATACTTCTTCTAGTTCCACTTCAGCCGCCGATTCTTCAGCAACTGGTCTCGGCGAAATCGACCTCGGTCTCTTACGAATGCAGATTCTGATTTCAGCCTTCCCCCCTTTGTTGGTCCCTGCCATCCATCTTGCCGGCACCAACGGCAAAGGTTCGGTTTCCGCCCTTCTAGAATCCTGTTTCCTCTCCGCCGGCTTTCGAGTGGCGCGATACAATTCTCCGCACTTGCTCGAGCCGAGGGATGCGCTTCGTATTGATGGGTTACCGCCTACCGAGGGACAGTGGGAGGAGGCGGTGAGAATtgtgaaggagattgataaggagaggaaggtggGAGCGACGGTTTTCGAGATTAccactgctgctgcatACTGGTTGATCTACAATACGACTACTTGGTGCAAAGGGGGGGTGGATGTGATGATTATTGAATGCGGGATGGGCGGTGCCAGAGACGCCACAAATGTGATCCGGGCAGACACCGTCCTTGCTTCAGCACTCACCAGTGTGGGATTGGATCATACTGCCTTTTTGGGTGAGACAGTGGAAGAGATCACAAAGGAGAAAGCTAGTATTGCGGTCCAGGACGCGGTGTTTGTGATAGGGCCGCAACAGTATGAGGGGGTGGTTGATATGGCGAGAATGACGGCAGAAGAAAGGGGTGCAAAGGTTTTGGAAGCGCTCCGGACGGAGAGGGTGTCGAAAGAGATAGATGGACAGGTGATGTCTCTCAGGCCTTTTGAAGCGCCGCGTCCTGTGGAAGTGCGCACCTGGCTTCCTTCAATCCCTACTGCTACCGCCTCCTCTAGCAGTCGCCGTACCAGAAGCAGCGACCGCAAccgcaacagcaacagcagcagcatcaCGACTCAATTATCTCTTCCTGGAAATCATCAGCTTGATAATCTATCTGTTGCCCTTACGATCCTCCACGGCATACGGCACGACACTCGCGCAAAACAAATTCTACCTCTTCTTGAAAAGTTGACAGATGCCGCTATACAGCAAGGAGTAGCTTCTTGTCAGTGGGAAGGCCGTTGTTCATGGGTACACTATGTCGAGAATGATCGAGGCAAACGACATAATTTCCTAGTTGATGGAGCGCATAATAGCGACTCTGCAAAAGTCTTACGGGAATACATTGATTCACTATTAATAAAGGAAAAAACCGATCAGAAACCGCGCTTTCGGTTCATCGTATCTTTATCTGCATCACCAGGCAAATCCATCGATAGTGTGCTTTCCCCCCTCTTACGGCATGGCGATGAGATTGAGGTGGTAGAGTTTACGACGCCGGTGCAAAATATGCCGTGGATCAAGGCGGTGCCAAGGGAAGAAGTTGCACAAACTGCGGGACAGCTGTtaggggaagaagcggtTAGTATTGGTGGGATaggggaagatggtgtAAGGGATGCTTTGCGGAATGCGAAGAGTTCCGGGAGATTGGCGGTTGTGTGTGGGAGTTTGTACCTTGTGGCCGATGCCTATCGATTACTGAGGGGAGGGTAG
- a CDS encoding cleft lip and palate associated transmembrane protein, putative, with translation MPPPQQAPQEGEQQQSKITGIVRSVAMFFAVQMALKYGMSYLGIGQQNVPAKQPTAGDTASAPNVPRAQSAAVAPALPAWELGTPLSMVLYTSTSPTGQDIDPLHPVVQWDGLTYGNWNDEREADLVLDVPESVLHNGSWWLDIVLVKDGGLPLNKQPGTVYSQRKLLTRYYPKKRIRKEKKLIGGTEEDAEKIEEESTEVLPQQIVSHWSNNLTLSIISNGGPISLQQLAPPTAPSYTFVDGPTEGTKVYYPPIFANDFWLMKESLSPINESTKTLPLHISYHALSNMKHQIYASMTMSFEQAAAQGGGGVEFDEIKRTLLETNPWLLITTAIVTLLHTVFEFLAFSSDVSHWRKKDRDLVGVSLNTILTNCFVQLVILLYLHDSSEETSFMILFGQGIGLLIEAWKITKVTNVRIRPAPNSFIGYSLQFENKRQLTEDEKKTQEYDALAFRIVSYFAIPLLGAYTVYSLLYETHRGWYSFIISTLAQAIYMFGFVQLIPQLIINYKLKSVAHMPMKAMMYKTLSTVVDDFFAFCIRMPWLHRLACFRDDVVFLVLLYQRWIYRIDYSRVNEYGQVNEGMVEDVGTADGAKEETKKTK, from the exons ATGCCTCCGCCCCAGCAAGCGCCCCAAGAGGgcgagcagcagcagagcAAGATTACAGGCATAGTCAGATCAGTTGCCATGTTCTTCGCGGTCCAGATGG CTTTGAAGTACGGCATGTCCTAT CTTGGCATCGGTCAACAAAACGTTCCTGCAAAACAGCCCACAGCTGGCGACACCGCGTCAGCGCCCAACGTCCCTCGAGCCCAGTCCGCAGCCGTGGCTCCTGCTCTACCCGCCTGGGAACTAGGTACCCCTCTATCTATGGTTCTTTACACTAGCACTTCCCCCACTGGTCAAGATATCGACCCTTTGCATCCTGTTGTCCAGTGGGACGGTCTTACCTACGGTAACTGGAACGATGAACGTGAAGCCGACCTTGTTCTGGACGTCCCCGAAAGCGTCTTGCACAATGGTAGTTGGTGGCTGGACATTGTGCTCGTCAAGGATGGTGGACTCCCTCTTAACAAGCAGCCTGGTACCGTGTATAGTCAGAGGAAAT TGTTGACGCGCTACTACCCCAAGAAACGTATtaggaaagagaagaaactTATCGGAGGTACTGAAGAGGATGCAGAAAAGATTGAGGAAGAATCAACCGAAGTTCTTCCTCAACAGATCGTCTCTCACTGGTCCAACAACTTGACTCTTAGCATCATCTCCAACGGCGGGCCCATCTCTCTCCAGCAACTCGCTCCCCCTACCGCCCCCTCTTATACTTTTGTCGACGGCCCAACAGAAGGTACCAAAGTCTACTACCCGCCCATCTTTGCCAACGATTTCTGGCTTATGAAGGAAAGCCTCTCCCCAATTAACGAGTCTACTAAGACTCTCCCCTTGCACATCAGTTACCACGCTCTTTCCAACATGAAACACCAAATCTACGCTTCCATGACCATGTCTTTCGAGCAAGCCGCCGCCCAAGGCGGTGGCGGAGTCGAATTCGATGAGATCAAGCGGACGTTACTCGAGACGAACCCTTGGTTACTCATCACCACCGCAATTGTCACCTTACTCCACACTGTATTCGAATTCCTCGCGTTTTCTAGTGATGTGTCGCactggaggaagaaggataggGATCTCGTTGGGGTCTCGCTCAACACGATTTTGACCAACTGTTTTGTACAGTTGGTGATCTTGTTGTATTTGCATGATAGCTCGGAAGAGACTAGTTTTATGATCTTATTCGGTCAGGGCAT TGGCCTTTTGATCGAGGCTTGGAAAATCACCAAAG TCACCAACGTCCGTATCCGCCCTGCACCCAATTCCTTCATCGGTTATTCTCTCCAATTTGAAA ATAAACGCCAACTcacggaggatgagaaaaagACTCAAGAGTACGACGCTTTGGCTTTCAGGATTGTGTCCTATTTCGCTATCCCATTGTTGGGCGCTTATACTGTCTATTCCT TGCTTTACGA GACCCACCGAGGATGGTACTCGTTCATTATTTCTACCCTTGCCCAAGCCATCTACATGTTTGGTTTCGTCCAGCTCATTCCGCAGTTGATCATCAACTATAAGCTCAAGAGTGTGGCCCACATGCC GATGAAAGCCATGATGTACAAGACTT TGTCAACCGTGGTCGATGACTTTTTCGCATTCTGCATCAGGATGCCTTGGCTCCATCGATTGGCTTGCTTCCG AGACGAtgtcgtcttcctcgtccttctttATCAGCGATGGATCTACCGTATCGATTATTCACGAGTCAACGAATATGGTCAGGTTAATGAAGGTATggtggaggatgttggTACCGCAGATGGAGCAAAGGAAGAGACCAAAAAGACAAAGTAG
- a CDS encoding phosphoethanolamine N-methyltransferase, putative, with the protein MSEVSPQSQYGGEPDKPTTKSSSWLRNLSRSNLAALILFYVASLHVIGLYVFTQGFLLSRLAIPHVSPAYNVSNPSPISATHSKAVIIVIDALRTDFISPYHPQPPSPHHHGVLSLPAELTQSRPEHSLIFNSFSDPPTSTMQRIKGITTGSLPTFIDIGSNFASAAIEEDSLVSQLVAANKRVGFMGDDTWMNLFPSSFHPNMSHPYDSFNVEDLHTVDNSVITHLFPYLHPSNQSQWDVLIGHFLGVDHVGHRVGPHRDTMTEKLTQMNEVLEKVVDLIDEETLLVVLGDHGMDDKGNHGGDSEMETSSALWLYSKGPMLTNPAVVQDKDTSAIFKSLPTYIFPKSTMPLRQINQIDIVPTLALLLGVPIPYNNLGSVIPECFTNNLETLEVAQRVTADGIWRYVEAYGDKEVKENLNSAWRHAQSQYQKDNLSASIIAHRAFSLDALVHLRSLWAQFSMPLIVIGSLILGLCALTLIALYVGVRNNGVNWDVYARLALETATMGSTVLASIAGTVAGVYTARPIVAIKVFIVAAALISEVILILPLFVKSSLSLALPLPTSFSINRHIGPFILIVHALSFASNSFIMWEDRVVLYLISTIPIIYIIRALSAPTADMRLKIIFLSLAFTILSRLAGTITICREEQQPYCSVTFFSGVTATAPTWALIAIVPLALQIPRAIGITLSRSKSLAGPAPFILGILWRAVLVANSVYWVLEFFESFDGLNPARIPLVNFLKLWLARCSAGASLGAIPYVWLTSPLCISVERTTDQATGEEEVTVFGFANAFGSTYILYTLAPFALIHLVSQPMAQFTLTAFLIGLLVYLELVDTRRDAIILTTSFASLGNNKNNNNASSPAGLASFDPADTAQTIVRPSFTDVVPIALSGFLTFFATGHQAVISSIQWKSAFVGFSTASYLFSPVLVVLNTWGGFFLSAIAVPLLAIWNIAPRPRESIPTLAHALQVTLAFLVYHTVVAFASAITAAWLRRHLMVWKVFAPRFMMAGVTLLVVDVGLALGLFGVRVTGWKVKKTFGCESI; encoded by the coding sequence ATGTCCGAGGTGTCCCCACAGTCCCAATATGGTGGAGAACCGGACAAGCCAACAACAAAATCGAGCTCCTGGCTACGAAATCTTTCGCGGTCCAACCTTGCTGCTCTCATCTTGTTTTACGTCGCCTCCCTTCACGTCATTGGGTTGTACGTCTTCACGCAAGggtttctcctttcccgCTTGGCTATCCCCCATGTCTCTCCCGCCTATAACGTATCTAACCCCTCCCCCATATCCGCTACCCACTCTAAAGCGGTCATCATTGTCATTGACGCTCTTCGTACCGACTTTATCTCCCCGTACCACCCTCAACCGCCTTCaccccatcatcatggtGTCCTCTCCCTGCCTGCCGAGCTCACACAGAGTCGACCGGAACACTCCCTCATTTTCAACTCCTTTTCTGACCCCCCTACCTCTACTATGCAGCGCATCAAAGGTATTACCACCGGGTCGTTACCTACATTCATCGATATCGGCTCAAACTTTGCGTCAGCTGCCATTGAAGAGGATTCGCTCGTCTCTCAGCTCGTAGCGGCGAACAAGAGGGTTGGGTTTATGGGTGATGACACTTGGATgaacctctttccttcttctttccatccgaACATGTCCCATCCGTACGATTCCTTCAATGTTGAGGATTTACACACTGTTGATAACAGCGTCATCACCCATCTTTTCCCTTAcctccatccttccaaccAATCTCAGTGGGACGTCCTTATCGGTCATTTCCTGGGCGTAGATCATGTTGGTCATCGTGTGGGGCCTCATAGGGATACTATGACCGAGAAACTTACTCAGATGAACGAAGTGCTGGAAAAGGTTGTGGATCtgattgatgaagagacTCTTCTTGTCGTTCTCGGTGACCACGGGATGGACGATAAGGGTAACCACGGCGGTGACTCGGAGATGGAGACCTCATCTGCTCTTTGGCTCTATTCCAAAGGCCCTATGCTAACCAATCCCGCGGTCGTCCAAGACAAAGACACCTCTGCCATTTTTAAATCTTTGCCTACCTACATTTTCCCGAAATCCACCATGCCTCTCAGGCAGATTAACCAAATCGATATTGTTCCTACTCTCGCACTTTTGCTCGGCGTCCCTATCCCTTATAACAACCTTGGGTCAGTCATCCCCGAGTGTTTCACAAATAATCTGGAAACTTTGGAGGTGGCGCAAAGGGTGACTGCAGACGGTATATGGAGATACGTCGAAGCGTACGGAGACAAGGAAGTCAAGGAAAACTTGAACAGCGCTTGGCGTCACGCCCAATCCCAATATCAAAAGGACAACCTGTCCGCCTCCATCATCGCTCATCGTGCTTTCTCCCTCGACGCTCTCGTCCACCTCCGATCACTCTGGGCTCAATTCTCCATGCctctcatcgtcattggttctctcatcctcggcCTTTGCGCGCTTACCCTCATCGCACTTTACGTCGGTGTGCGTAACAATGGTGTGAATTGGGACGTTTATGCGCGATTGGCTTTGGAAACGGCTACGATGGGATCCACTGTCCTCGCGAGTATTGCAGGAACCGTAGCCGGGGTGTACACCGCCCGGCCTATCGTGGCTATCAAAGTTTTCATCGTTGCCGCAGCCTTGATCTCCGAGGtaatcctcatccttcccctATTCGTCAaatcctctctctctctcgctctccctctcccgaCTTCATTCTCCATCAACAGACATATCGGCCCCTTCATTCTTATTGTCCATGCGTTGTCATTCGCTTCCAATTCATTCATCATGTGGGAAGACCGGGTGGTTCTCTATCTCATATCTACTATCCCTATCATCTATATCATCCGAGCACTTTCCGCTCCTACAGCCGATATGCGTCTCaaaatcatcttcctctctctcgctttcaccatcctctctcGTCTGGCTGGAACGATCACCATATGCAGGGAAGAACAACAGCCATACTGCAGCGTCACTTTCTTCTCAGGCGTGACCGCTACCGCCCCTACATGGGCACTCATCGCTATAGTCCCGCTTGCCCTCCAAATCCCTCGTGCCATCGGTATCACCCTCTCCCGCTCCAAATCCCTCGCTGGGCCTGCACCTTTTATACTCGGTATCCTTTGGCGTGCCGTGCTCGTCGCCAACTCTGTCTACTGGGTCCTCGAGTTTTTCGAATCGTTCGACGGGCTCAATCCTGCCCGAATACCGCTGGTCAATTTCCTCAAACTCTGGCTCGCTCGATGTTCTGCAGGCGCGAGTTTAGGTGCTATCCCATATGTATGGCTCACTTCCCCCCTGTGTATCTCTGTAGAACGCACGACGGATCAAGCGacgggtgaagaagaagtgacaGTGTTTGGGTTCGCCAATGCCTTTGGGTCGACGTACATCCTGTATACACTCGCTCCTTTTGCGCTCATACATCTAGTGTCGCAGCCAATGGCCCAGTTCACACTGACCGCCTTTCTTATTGGGCTTCTTGTATACCTCGAATTGGTCGATACGAGACGGGACGCCATCATCCTTACAACATCCTTTGCTTCCTTGGGCAACAAcaagaacaacaacaacgcTTCTTCACCAGCGGGACTTGCCTCATTTGACCCGGCTGATACAGCGCAAACCATCGTACGCCCCTCATTCACAGATGTAGTCCCCATCGCTCTATCTGGGTTCCTCACATTCTTTGCGACAGGACATCAAGCCGTCATCTCATCAATTCAATGGAAATCTGCTTTTGTAGGCTTCTCCACTGCCAGCTACCTGTTCTCCCCTGTACTCGTCGTCCTCAACACATGGGgaggcttcttcttgtcagCGATCGCTGTGCCTCTTTTGGCGATTTGGAATATCGCCCCCAGACCACGAGAGAGTATCCCAACCCTCGCGCATGCTTTGCAAGTGACGTTGGCGTTCTTGGTGTACCACACCGTGGTCGCGTTCGCCAGTGCAATCACAGCTGCCTGGTTGAGAAGGCATTTGATGGTGTGGAAGGTGTTTGCACCAAGATTTATGATGGCAGGCGTCACGTTGTTGGTTGTGGATGTAGGGTTGGCGCTGGGATTGTTTGGAGTGAGAGTGACCGGGTGGAAGGTCAAAAAGACGTTTGGATGCGAGAGTATATAA
- a CDS encoding ABC transporter, putative yields the protein MLLPALAIIHYTHPILLSLPLPFLLTPSSPQSRPPPGLVPITVQRISPRRTFILTLLALLAFTSFLDVIILVANALSARTRYGDDLPLYLTGAQLGGEIAYSLGGLVAWGVALIACSWRNRFSSGLAVFASLGIIGEIVNLIWLVKREVHTGNSEKLFAILSLIPSSSRLLILPLLFLATLSPRVSYEPASERSGLLDADSATNGRLLEPGTASAYGTFATGTTTPANPPQAEEQTEQQRQEERAKQKKIKLTKALGSRRQPKKVLSWSEGWPKFKKLIPTLWPSTDKKLQVYVIITAILILIQRFLNPLSPITLGWLVQALSSWQHRSDVWKALGAYLAVRMVNSYDFISIAQQYFWIPVVQYTDREMQMVCFNHLLDLSLSYHTRRNTGEVMRIIDRGSAINELFRTILFSVVPTLSDTVIGFSVFIWLFGPWITFGILAVMIPYCVFSILATRYSQKFRREYVDTDVRQRGIVSDVLTNWESVKYFTSEHREVARFEEAVNEVMKVDYQWRMGLQVIYAVQSLLLVTAFAVGAIFLSVKIMHGQATAATFVVYITYFGQFTQPLNQLSSLYKTISSDIIDAEKLLSLLGETTEIKDDPDAKEMVVTDGVIEFDNVTFSYDGTKDAIKNVSFKLEKGQSLALVGQTGSGKSTILRLLYRFYDITSGHIYIDGQDISKVTQESLRKAIGIVPQDSVLWNDTIGANIAYGKPDASDEEIIEAAKAGRIHDKVMTFEDQYDTIVGERGVRLSGGEKQRVSLARMFLKSPLILVLDEATSALDTETEREIQKSLSKLAEGRTSLSIAHRLSTIINSDKIMVMKEGQILEIGGYKELIDKNGAFARMWKRQIYTEAELLEGDAIDKFASALPTADDFKAFRKEEYGEEKPQNGGGDNSEQTVAATSNSNGELKDQDDQQEGTKSTGEPVDKRGYKVDSPTPADQPGAQSFAEIVKSEPHEGKDMPSTYAEAAAEPSQPEETNDKDRQPVSSEVGESVTESVPSIPEPSAPSIGDHNAPATPKTVPFPSVYDSRRASYPAAQGTPVHRLSTFSTLSASPSVSSISRASPSSVKSDAVSGDSSKQDTPGASTNKEDKRRKRLSSIKGFVRRISDQGGLTRSPSGLKSPKPERGKGLNIDEGLVPDNGAAGDEVIDERTALLQGQDPVRAAETLPAPAGGQASEQVGLAEQALAPPTSLPASIKSHGGGNSRKEKKKKKNRR from the exons ATGCTGCTACCCGctctcgccatcatccactACACCcaccccatcctcctctccctcccacttccattccttcttaccccctcctctccccagtcccgtcctcctcctggtCTCGTGCCCATAACCGTCCAACGTATATCCCCTCGTCGAACATTCATCCTTACCCTCCTAGCGCTTCTTGCATTTACATCATTCTTAGACGTCATTATCCTTGTAGCGAATGCCCTATCCGCTCGGACCCGGTATGGCGATGATCTGCCTCTCTATCTCACTGGTGCACAGCTGGGCGGGGAGATTGCGTATTCTCTAGGCGGCCTGGTGGCTTGGGGCGTAGCGTTAATAGCTTGTTCGTGGAGGAACAGGTTTTCAAGTGGCTTGGCGGTCTTTGCTTCGTTGGGTATCATCGGGGAGATTGTTAACCTCATATGGCTTGTGAAAAGGGAAGTGCATACTG GCAACTCTGAGAAGCTCTTCGCTATCCTCTCGCTTATACCGAGTTCTTCACGTCTCCTCATACTGCCTTTGCTCTTCCTGGCCACCCTCTCCCCAAGGGTGTCTTATGAGCCCGCTAGTGAGCGTTCCGGACTCCTTGATGCCGATTCTGCTACGAACGGCCGTTTGCTGGAACCCGGCACGGCAAGTGCGTATGGGACCTTTGCTACCGGCACCACTACTCCCGCGAATCCTCCCCAGGCTGAGGAGCAGACTGAACAGCAACGTCAAGAAGAACGAGcgaagcaaaagaagatcaagctTACCAAGGCGTTGGGGTCGAGGCGGCAGCCGAAAAAGGTCCTTTCATGGAGTGAGGGATGGCCAAAATTCAAAAAATTGATACCCACCCTTTGGCCGTCCACAGATAAGAAGCTCCAAGTTTACGTGATCATCACAGCGATACTTATCCTGATCCAACGTTTCTTAAATCCTCTCTCGCCTATCACCCTTGGTTGGCTTGTTCAGGCATTGTCGAGCTGGCAGCATCGTAGCGATGTTTGGAAAGCTTTGGGTGCATACCTCGCAGTGAGAATGGTGAATAGTTATGACTTTATCAGTATCGCGCAACAATACTTTTGGATTCCCGTCGTCCAATACACCGACAGAGAAATGCAGATGGTCTGCTTCAACCACCTCCTcgatctttctctttcgtACCATACCCGGCGAAACACGGGTGAGGTGATGCGTATCATCGATAGAGGTTCAGCTATCAATGAGCTTTTCCGCACAATCCTATTCAGTGTTGTGCCAACCTTGTCTGACACTGTCATTGGCTTCTCAGTCTTCATTTGGCTATTCGGCCCTTGGATCACGTTTGGGATCCTTGCTGTCATGATCCCATACTGCGTTTTCTCCATTTTGGCCACCAGATACAGCCAAAAATTCAGGCGAGAGTACGTTGACACCGACGTCCGACAACGAGGCATTGTATCCGACGTTTTGACCAACTGGGAAAGCGTAAAGTACTTTACCTCTGAACATCGCGAAGTGGCCCGTTTTGAAGAGGCTGTCAACGAGGTGATGAAAGTCGATTACCAGTGGCGTATGGGTCTTCAAGTCATTTACGCAGTTCAAAGTTTACTGCTTGTTACAGCTTTTGCTGTCGGTGCGATATTCCTCTCGGTCAAGATCATGCACGGACAAGCAACCGCCGCGACATTCGTTGTGTACATCACCTACTTTGGACAGTTTACGCAACCGCTCAACCAGTTGAGTTCGCTTTATAAGACTATCAGTTCAGATATCATCGATGCCGAGAAGTTGCTGAGCCTGTTGGGGGAAACGACGGAGATCAAGGACGATCCTGATGCCAAAGAAATGGTGGTCACTGATGGTGTCATTGAGTTTGACAATGTCACATTTTCCTATGACGGCACCAAGGATGCTATCAAAAATGTCTCCTTCAAGTTGGAGAAAGGTCAGTCTCTGGCATTAGTAGGCCAGACTGGTTCAGGCAAATCTACCATCCTCCGTCTCCTCTATCGCTTTTACGACATTACATCTGGTCATATCTACATTGACGGCCAAGACATCTCTAAAGTGACACAAGAATCACTTCGCAAAGCCATCGGGATTGTGCCTCAGGACTCGGTACTTTGGAACGACACCATCGGAGCTAACATTGCATACGGCAAGCCTGATGCGAGTGACGAGGAGATCATTGAGGCAGCAAAGGCTGGAAGGATACATGATAAAGTCATGACATTTGAAGATCAGTATGATACGATTgtgggggaaagaggagtgCGATTGTCgggtggagagaagcagagAGTTAGTCTCGCTAGAATGTTTTTGAAATCGCCACTTATCCTC GTCTTGGACGAAGCAACCAGTGCACTTGATACAGAGACAGAGCGTGAAATCCAAAAGTCACTTTCGAAACTT GCTGAAGGTCGCACAAGTCTTTCTATTGCCCACCGACTTTCAACAATCATCAATTCCGACAAGATCATGGTTatgaaggaagggcaaaTCCTCGAGATAGGAGGTTACAAGGAGTTGATCGACAAGAATGGTGCTTTTGCTAGAAT gtggaagagacAGATTTACACTGAAGCCGAGCTCCTTGAAGGCGACGCCATAGACAAATTTGCGAGCGCCTTACCTACGGCTGATGACTTTAAAGCTTtcagaaaagaagagtatggggaagagaagccTCAAAATGGCGGGGGTGACAATAGCGAACAAACTGTTGCCGCTACTTCAAACTCCAATGGGGAGTTGAAGGACCAAGATGACCAGCAAGAAGGAACCAAATCTACTGGCGAGCCGGTAGATAAACGAGGGTACAAAGTAGATTCCCCCACTCCTGCGGATCAACCTGGAGCACAAAGTTTTGCAGAGATTGTCAAGTCTGAGCCTcatgaaggaaaagacaTGCCATCTACTTACGCTGAAGCTGCCGCTGAACCTTCGCAGCCCGAAGAAACAAATGATAAGGACAGGCAACCCGTGTCCAGCGAAGTTGGCGAATCTGTTACAGAGTCGGTGCCGAGCATACCTGAACCTTCTGCGCCAAGCATTGGGGACCATAATGCCCCTGCCACACCCAAAACTGTACCCTTCCCATCCGTCTATGACTCTCGACGTGCGTCATACCCTGCTGCCCAAGGTACACCTGTTCATCGACTATCTACTTTCTCCACGCTATCCGCTTCGCCCTCAGTCTCCAGCATTTCTCGTGCATCGCCGTCATCTGTCAAGTCTGATGCGGTCTCCGGTGATAGCAGTAAACAAGACACACCCGGTGCATCCACTAACAAGGAAGATAAAAGGCGAAAGCGCTTGAGCTCCATCAAGGGATTTGTTCGACGTATAAGCGATCAAGGCGGATTGACAAGGAGTCCCAGTGGCTTGAAGAGCCCAAAACCTGAGCGTGGTAAGGGGCTAAACATCGATGAGGGACTCGTTCCCGATAATGGTGCAGCAGGGGATGAGGTTATTGATGAAAGGACTGCCCTTTTACAAGGTCAAGACCCTGTACGAGCTGCCGAAACTCTTCCTGCTCCCGCTGGAGGCCAAGCTTCTGAGCAGGTTGGGCTAGCGGAACAGGCTCTGGCTCCTCCCACGTCACTGCCCGCTTCCATCAAGAGTCATGGTGGAGGCAATtcgagaaaggagaagaagaaaaagaagaacaggCGTTAA